The Fodinibius saliphilus genomic interval TAAAACAGGTTCCGCAACAATAAATAAGTACTATCTGTCAATAATTGTTTTTTCACTTGGATTTCTTCTACTTTCCTGCAGTAGCTCTACGAGTTCCCAAGATGATAGCGGTGGTGGTGACCCCCCGCCTGAAGACCCAAATCGGCTTGTCAGCTATTCTCAGGATATCCAACCCATTTTTAACGGCAACTGTGCTACTAGTGGGTGTCATGACGCAGGAAGTGTAAGTAGCGGTGTGAACCTAAGCGATTATAATGCAACTATGAATAGTACCGGGAATCAATATGAGAAAAAAATCGTAGATCCGGGGAATCCTAATAACAGTCCATTAGTAGATAAAATTGAAGAAAACCCCGATGAAGGAAGCCGCATGCCTGAAAATGGAAGTGCTCTGGAACAAGCTGAAATTGACTCCATCAAGGCATGGATCGACGATGGCGCACCCGATAATTAACTTTTTGTTATGCATATATCCAACCTCCTTAGTAACAAAGTTAAATATTCATTTGCAGTACTATTGGTACTGTTGTTTATACCAATCAAAAGTATAGGTCAAAGTTACCTAACTAAGTCAGGGCATGTGGAGTTTGACTCTTCTGTGCCCCTCCATTCTTTTACCGGTATTTCTGATCACCTTGTAGGAAAAATAGATCTACAAAGTTCATTAGTCGATTTTTATGTGGATATGCACACTGTTGAAACAGGAATCGGCAAGAGGGATCGAGATATGCTAAAAACACTCGATGCTGAAACCCATCCTTTTGCAGAATTCTATGGCAAACTGATTTCTGACTTTAATCCTCAAAATAATCAGCCCCAAAATGTAACTGTTCAAGGTGAATTTACCGTACATGGTGTTTCAAATACAATAACTATTGATGGCACACTTCAAAAAACTAGTGATGGCCTGCGTTTACAAGCTAACTGGACACTTAATATGAA includes:
- a CDS encoding YceI family protein, which gives rise to MHISNLLSNKVKYSFAVLLVLLFIPIKSIGQSYLTKSGHVEFDSSVPLHSFTGISDHLVGKIDLQSSLVDFYVDMHTVETGIGKRDRDMLKTLDAETHPFAEFYGKLISDFNPQNNQPQNVTVQGEFTVHGVSNTITIDGTLQKTSDGLRLQANWTLNMKDYNIKPPGILFYRVSEKIDIRISATLPPNTKAK
- a CDS encoding c-type cytochrome domain-containing protein, which gives rise to MYYSISSCSNKTGSATINKYYLSIIVFSLGFLLLSCSSSTSSQDDSGGGDPPPEDPNRLVSYSQDIQPIFNGNCATSGCHDAGSVSSGVNLSDYNATMNSTGNQYEKKIVDPGNPNNSPLVDKIEENPDEGSRMPENGSALEQAEIDSIKAWIDDGAPDN